From the Motacilla alba alba isolate MOTALB_02 chromosome Z, Motacilla_alba_V1.0_pri, whole genome shotgun sequence genome, one window contains:
- the LOC119695727 gene encoding uncharacterized protein LOC119695727: MAELPLPAGLSASTFPAKLWRLVNSPRVRSVRWDSRAQGLLVDRCLFERELLSAGDAHGGGGDGAAPVPHPFRATQFGSFVRQLYRYGFRKVPGWLGSAAPGDAGAWLHYSSPCFRRDRPDLLLRIKRRSAASRQRPAAGREGRRRPPCGSQQLPRARPLPDGRGGRGRFQPLPRERPLLARRPPCSFHLLHRDRPVPARREGPSRFQELYGERPPPAERHVLGIPPCHFLGLHGERPLPLGREGPPSRLQELYGEQLPLAEQQVLRIQPCSFQQLHWEQQPPAYDPRATPGTSAPSAPASSAGCAALTASSSAQNTPGQEQSSPLDLGAAVEKMIREIRRSLPVKSPSAQGNVHAVPESSGGKPVDRAAAEDCSSGTETFGNSSPEPEERDPM; this comes from the exons ATGGCGGAGCTGCCGCTGCCCGCCGGGCTCAGCGCCAGCACCTTCCCCGCCAAGCTGTGGCGCCTGGTGAACAGCCCCCGCGTCCGCTCCGTGCGCTGGGACAGCCGCGCCCAGGGGCTGCTCGTCGACCGCTGCCTCTTCGAGCGGGAGCTGCTCAGCGCGGGCGACGCCCACGGGGGCGGTGGCGATGGGGCGGCGCCGGTGCCGCACCCCTTCAGGGCCACGCAGTTCGGCAGCTTCGTGCGGCAGCTCTACCGCTACGGCTTCCGCAAGGTGCCGGGCTGGCTTGGCTCAGCTGCGCCGGGCGATGCCGGCGCCTGGCTCCACTACAGCAGCCCCTGCTTTCGCCGCGACCGCCCCGACCTCCTGCTCCGCATCAAGCGCCGCAGCGCGGCCAGCAGGCagcggccggcggcggggcgggagggcCGGCGGCGCCCGCCCTGcggctcccagcagctcccccgTGCGCGGCCGCTGCCGGACGGACGGGGCGGGCGCGGTCGCTTCCAGCCGCTGCCCAGGGAGCGGCCGCTGCTCGCCCGGCGGCCGCCCTGCAGCTTCCACCTGCTGCACCGGGACCGGCCGGTGCCGGCCCGGCGGGAGGGGCCGAGCCGCTTCCAGGAGCTCTACGGGGagcggccgccgcccgccgaGCGGCACGTGCTCGGGATCCCGCCCTGCCACTTCCTCGGGCTCCACGGGGAGCGGCCGCTGCCGCTCGGGCGGGAGGGGCCCCCCAGCCGCTTGCAGGAGCTCTAcggggagcagctgcctctggccgagcagcaggtgctcaggatccagccctgcagcttccagcagctccactgggagcagcagcccccagcctaCGACCCACGAG CCACCCCAGGCACTTCGGCGCCCAGCGCTCCAGCTAGCAGTGCAGGTTGTGCAGCATTGACAGCgtccagctcagcacagaacACACCTGGGCAAGAGCAGTCCTCACCATTGGATCTAGGCGCTGCCGTAGAGAAAATGATCCGGGAGATCAGGAGATCCCTGCCTGTAAAGTCTCCCTCTGCTCAG gGGAATGTTCATGCTGTGCCTGAGTCTTCAGGAGGCAAGCCTgtggacagagctgcagcagaggactGCTCATCTGGCACCGAGACCTTCGGGAACAGTTCCCCAGAGCCCGAGGAGCGTG ATCCCATGTGA